Within Deltaproteobacteria bacterium, the genomic segment ACTTTTTCACAAGCACATTTTCAAGAGGATGAACAAACCGGCTACGGCACTCATTGGTACACAGGTTATGGGCCTTTATTTATGGGCCACTCAGGTGTGAATACCTTAACTGGTGATCCTCTTGATCATGGCAGTCACGACTGGGGCCCATACGAACACAAACACCCAAGTACTTGGATTGATGATAATAATACTAGCGAAGGCTATCGCCGATGTTGCTCAAGTCTATCATGGGTTGGTGAAGCCCTGGCAATGCGCATGATGCATAACGAAACTAACTGGGGGCATGACGCTTGGTTTGCTTATGTCGATCGTTGGATGACTGAAAACGAAGATGAACAAGTAGCAATTATCGATGACAAAACAGGAACTAACTATACTAATGCATCTTGGGCTCGCCAAGGTCAATGCTGGGATAAATTTGTAGAAAACATGTGGGCACTCTATCGAAATAACTTACCTTAGCGTAAATCCGCCAGATTAACTCATGAAAAAATTAGAATATATTAAATTACATTACTTATAATTTCAGTTGTACCCCTAATTTGCTCATGTGTTAAATAGATATGCGGTGATAAACGCAATTTACCAAGTCGCTCGCGAACGATAATATTATGTTTAGCTAGCTCGCTTTCTAAAAAGCTAGCTTTTATATTTGATTTGCTTACTGCTAAAATACCATTTACAGGTATGGTGCTTAAATCATAAGCAGCTTTAAAACCAAGTGGCTTAAGTTGTTGCCAAATTAGCAAAGCAAGTTCATGTATTCTTGCATACGTTTTGCTATGTGTCGCCCGGCTGGTGTTACCCCACTATTATTTAGCCAAATTTGTTTCTTATTTATAGGGTACTCTTCGTAAGCTCGTTGCCAAATGTTTGGTTGTAAAGTCATATATCTTATCTATGAGTTTTTAAACTAAATTGCCATACTTTAAATTAGCTATATGCTTGCGCTAACAGCGCGTGAGAATTATTAAACAAGTTTACACGAAGAGATGATTTTTAAAGCATTCGTGTGTGTAAAATCGATAGCTCATCAATATAAGTTAAAACGATCTTAAAGTACTTTTTTGCGAAACGAAAAGCCTGTTTTCAAACAAAAATATTTCTATTGTCGTATTTCTATCGCCTTATTTCTATGGTATTTTTAGTTACTAGAGCAATTAGTAAAGATACAAAAAATTTGTTAAATCATCAGTATAAATGATGAAGTGAAAAACCTAAAATAAGGGTATACAAATGCTTAAGTTTATTAGTTCAACTCTTTCTCATTATCATTTACTTAAACTGTTTGCGTTCAAACAGCAGCAGTACCACCACCAGGTGGGCATGCTGTTCTAGAAGTATGTTTACGCCAAAAAGATGGTAGTTCTGCTTGGGCGCTATTTGATCCATCAGGTGGCAAACTCTATCAGCCATATACTCCTGACTCGCAAGTATTACCAAGTTTCGATAATAGCGGTCGACAATTCGTCGTTTGTGCGCGTGGTGCTGATATGTGGGATATGGGTATTCATTCATTGAGTGACATAGGCGCTATTGTAGATAATCCAACGTTTAAAATAATTAATCCCACAGAGATACCGACTGCAACAGATTTGTGGTTTGCAGGATGGGATAATCTTAACAAAGCTGAAAGGTCTAATTATATTTCATATCATCCAGAATCATTGTTACCAGTAGATATATTAAATGAATAGTCCCCGCTTAATAGTGAGAAATATTATACATGGCATTAATATGCTGCTATTTATTCTTATTTAAAATCAGATCTCCAATCTATATTTGTCAGTTTCTAATTTGTAGCAATCAGTTCTAAGTCCTGCTAAATTGCATCTCCGTTATGAATACAAATTCTAAAATTTCCAACAAAAATTCTTCGAATAATTCTCAAGAAAACTCTACATTGCCGTCACCTAATAATGTTACAGATCCTCCACAAAAAAACATTTTGGGTGTTAATAAAAATATTTTCTTTACCGGGCTTGTTAGTTTTTTAACTGATACCTCAACTAAGATGGTTTATTCGATTATGCCCCTGTTTCTAATGTCAATTGGGGCTTCAAAAACGACACTTTCACTAATTGAAGGGGTTGCCGAAAGTACAGCAGCTTTAGTTAAAACTGCTTCAGGGTTTTGTAGTGATAAGCTTGGTAAAAATAAACCATTCATGGCTATTGGTTATGCAATCACTGCGATAGTAACACCAATATATTCTATCGTTACTGCTCCACTGCAGGTTTTGGGTTTACGATTTATTGAGCGTGTTGGTAAAGGTATACGTACTGCTCCACGTGATAGTCTGGTCGCTGGTTCTGCGACTAAATCAAATATTGGTCGTAGTTTTGGTTTACATAAAGCTATGGATAACACCGGTGCCATTATTGGTCCGCTACTTGCTTTTACAATACTTTGGTTAATTCCGGGTGGTTTTCGTACAGTTTTTTTAATTGCCGCTATACCCGCAACTCTTGGGGTAATAACAATTTTACTACTCATTAAAGAAGCAAAAAAGAATA encodes:
- a CDS encoding MFS transporter, giving the protein MNTNSKISNKNSSNNSQENSTLPSPNNVTDPPQKNILGVNKNIFFTGLVSFLTDTSTKMVYSIMPLFLMSIGASKTTLSLIEGVAESTAALVKTASGFCSDKLGKNKPFMAIGYAITAIVTPIYSIVTAPLQVLGLRFIERVGKGIRTAPRDSLVAGSATKSNIGRSFGLHKAMDNTGAIIGPLLAFTILWLIPGGFRTVFLIAAIPATLGVITILLLIKEAKKNKDSLYKRFRFRDFPKRYYLLLGIIFVFTLGNSTDALLIVKANEIGIKIAYIPLVYLIFNAVSVALAVPFGTRSDKIGRERILVFGYLLYAIVYFGFGYTHSIKAILILFAMYGVYSAATDGIQKAFVADMLDANKRGTGMGIYNAMLGLTLLPASLIAGILYDRIDSSVPFYFGSITAITSAFLMIIFLKSHNKSQKVNQQ